A window from Ignavibacteriota bacterium encodes these proteins:
- a CDS encoding bifunctional response regulator/alkaline phosphatase family protein, whose amino-acid sequence MKNYKILWVDDEIEMLRSHILFLNEKGYDVKTVTNGKDAISEIKNREYDLIFLDEMMPGMGGLETLSVIKELKPNIPVVMVTKSEEESLMNDAIGSKITDYLIKSVVPSQILMVCKKILDGKKISEEYVTKDYLEDFSKISKRLLDNLDFDDWIDINLKMVNWDMELDSHREVGLQQTLLEQKKECNQEFSKYIENNYENWIHNKGGENVPLLTTDIVEQFVLPHLASAEGPVFFFVLDCLRLDQWQLMEKHLLEYFSIEKDYYYSILPTATPFARNSLFSGLYPSEIENYYPDLWQDNKDDERSQNKYEKDLLQFLLDRKRIKLDNDLKYMKIIDPDVGRSFEQNIVSHKRTHFMAVVVNFLDMLVHGRSDSELIKEIAPNEAAFRSLTNSWFQHSSLFGTFRNIANMNKAKIIITTDHGSIITRRAAKVFADRETSKNLRFKIGKNLKVDPKFAMQITNPNKFKLPKHGVTGSYIIAKEDYYFIYPTEYHKYLNHYKDTFQHGGISMEEMILPVITMESKV is encoded by the coding sequence ATGAAAAATTATAAAATTCTCTGGGTTGATGATGAAATCGAAATGCTTCGGTCTCATATTTTATTTTTAAATGAAAAAGGTTACGATGTCAAAACCGTTACAAATGGAAAAGATGCAATTTCTGAAATAAAAAATAGAGAATATGATTTAATATTTTTGGATGAAATGATGCCAGGAATGGGAGGTTTAGAAACACTTTCCGTAATTAAAGAATTGAAACCAAATATTCCGGTTGTTATGGTTACAAAAAGCGAAGAAGAATCTTTAATGAATGATGCAATTGGAAGTAAGATTACAGATTACCTAATAAAATCAGTTGTTCCATCGCAAATATTAATGGTATGTAAAAAAATTCTTGACGGCAAAAAAATTTCCGAAGAATATGTTACTAAAGATTATTTAGAAGATTTTAGTAAAATTTCAAAACGACTTTTAGATAATTTGGATTTTGATGATTGGATTGATATAAATCTCAAAATGGTTAATTGGGATATGGAACTTGACAGCCATAGAGAAGTTGGTTTACAGCAAACTTTATTAGAGCAAAAAAAAGAATGTAATCAAGAATTCTCAAAATATATTGAAAACAATTATGAAAATTGGATTCACAACAAAGGCGGTGAAAATGTTCCGCTTTTAACCACAGATATTGTTGAGCAATTTGTACTTCCTCATTTAGCAAGTGCCGAAGGTCCGGTATTTTTCTTCGTACTTGATTGTCTTCGTTTGGATCAATGGCAACTTATGGAAAAACATTTATTGGAATATTTCTCAATAGAAAAAGATTATTATTATTCCATTTTGCCCACAGCAACTCCGTTTGCAAGAAATTCATTGTTCAGCGGTTTGTATCCTTCTGAAATTGAAAATTATTATCCAGATTTATGGCAGGACAATAAGGATGATGAAAGAAGTCAGAATAAATATGAAAAGGATTTGCTTCAATTTTTACTTGATCGAAAGCGAATAAAATTAGATAATGATTTGAAGTATATGAAAATTATTGATCCGGATGTTGGAAGATCATTTGAGCAAAATATAGTTTCGCATAAGCGAACGCACTTTATGGCAGTAGTTGTAAACTTTTTGGATATGCTTGTTCATGGAAGATCAGATTCTGAATTGATAAAAGAAATTGCACCAAATGAAGCTGCGTTTAGATCGCTTACAAATAGCTGGTTTCAGCATTCATCATTATTTGGAACATTTAGAAATATTGCAAATATGAATAAGGCAAAAATTATAATTACAACTGATCATGGAAGTATTATTACACGAAGAGCCGCAAAAGTTTTTGCCGATAGAGAAACATCAAAAAATCTCAGATTTAAAATTGGAAAGAATTTAAAAGTTGATCCAAAATTTGCAATGCAAATTACAAATCCAAATAAATTTAAATTGCCGAAACATGGAGTAACGGGTAGTTACATTATCGCTAAAGAAGATTATTATTTTATTTATCCCACGGAATACCACAAATATTTAAATCACTATAAAGATACATTTCAGCATGGCGGAATTTCAATGGAAGAAATGATTCTGCCCGTTATAACAATGGAGAGTAAAGTTTAG
- the tsaE gene encoding tRNA (adenosine(37)-N6)-threonylcarbamoyltransferase complex ATPase subunit type 1 TsaE: MKTLLQSEIHDLSELNNFAIEISNILKNGDVIFLEGNLGSGKTTLVKSICLNYGIENVVSPSFAIVNEYFGKVQIYHFDFYRIKKIEELYDIGFHDYLNNDEAIKFIEWAELFPEILPNNFLKIIINQNENEVRKIEVIKS, encoded by the coding sequence TTGAAAACTTTATTGCAATCGGAAATTCATGATCTTTCCGAATTAAATAATTTTGCCATTGAAATTTCAAATATCTTAAAAAATGGTGACGTAATTTTTCTTGAAGGAAATTTAGGAAGCGGCAAAACTACTTTGGTAAAATCTATTTGTTTAAATTACGGAATTGAAAATGTTGTTAGTCCGTCTTTTGCAATTGTAAACGAATATTTTGGTAAAGTTCAAATTTATCATTTTGATTTTTATAGAATAAAAAAAATTGAAGAACTTTACGATATTGGTTTTCATGATTATTTGAATAACGATGAAGCAATCAAATTTATTGAATGGGCTGAATTATTTCCTGAAATTTTACCGAATAATTTTTTAAAAATAATTATCAATCAAAATGAAAATGAAGTTAGAAAAATTGAAGTAATCAAAAGTTAA
- the tsaB gene encoding tRNA (adenosine(37)-N6)-threonylcarbamoyltransferase complex dimerization subunit type 1 TsaB: protein MEKIQKILAIETSNELCSAAIIFDENNFDERNILLKHVHSEKLIPTIEELLNSNKISTKELTSVAVSIGPGSFTGLRIGLTAAKAIAFTSNLPIIPVPTFSALALEISDYLKSNSEYFIVNNANIEECYFSKFISEEFGFKEIITPKLILKNDFNNFINEDSLIFGNIKNVKNIKLINSPRASYIGKWSYFFGRDLLTFDYDFLEPNYLKDFKIKRMQ from the coding sequence ATGGAAAAAATACAAAAAATATTGGCAATCGAAACTTCAAATGAATTATGCAGCGCTGCAATAATTTTTGACGAAAATAATTTTGACGAAAGAAATATCTTATTAAAACATGTTCATTCGGAAAAGTTAATTCCAACAATTGAAGAATTATTGAACTCAAATAAAATTTCTACAAAAGAATTAACAAGTGTAGCAGTTTCAATTGGTCCGGGTTCTTTTACTGGATTAAGAATTGGATTAACTGCCGCAAAAGCAATTGCGTTTACTTCAAATTTACCGATAATTCCAGTTCCGACTTTTTCAGCATTAGCTTTAGAAATTTCAGATTATCTAAAATCGAATTCCGAATATTTTATTGTAAATAATGCAAATATTGAGGAGTGTTATTTTTCAAAATTTATTAGTGAAGAATTTGGTTTTAAAGAAATTATAACTCCTAAATTAATTCTGAAAAATGATTTTAACAATTTTATAAATGAAGATTCATTGATTTTTGGAAATATCAAAAATGTAAAAAATATCAAATTGATAAATTCTCCAAGAGCTTCATATATTGGAAAATGGTCTTATTTTTTTGGTAGAGATTTGTTAACTTTTGATTACGATTTTCTTGAACCAAATTATTTAAAAGATTTTAAGATTAAGAGAATGCAATGA
- a CDS encoding DUF1573 domain-containing protein, whose translation MKKLFLVFTIFIFNISINAQLSKPKISALTTEFDFGNVREGEILNHKFIVQNTGGDVLQITKVKASCGCTAAQPSKNEIKPNDTTSINVRFDTNRRMGKQQKYVYIFTNDPENPQYRLSFTANILSGNTTNPLFQPELKLSKYSHNFGNVKEGKTYKVNIDVSNIGNSNLEIKEIKSSCGCTKTSLQNKNLVPNENSELKIEFNTKGLLGQIARTVTIVSNDPKNPSRVLTLIANIEKE comes from the coding sequence ATGAAAAAATTATTTTTAGTTTTCACGATATTTATTTTTAACATTTCCATAAATGCACAACTTTCAAAACCTAAAATCTCTGCATTAACAACAGAATTTGATTTTGGAAATGTAAGAGAGGGTGAAATATTAAATCATAAATTTATTGTTCAAAATACCGGCGGTGATGTTTTGCAGATTACTAAAGTGAAAGCATCATGCGGCTGTACTGCGGCGCAGCCTTCCAAAAATGAAATCAAACCGAATGATACAACTTCAATTAATGTTCGTTTTGATACAAATAGAAGAATGGGCAAGCAGCAAAAATATGTTTATATTTTTACCAACGATCCGGAAAATCCGCAATATAGATTGTCGTTTACCGCAAATATTCTTTCGGGAAATACAACTAATCCGCTTTTTCAACCGGAATTAAAACTTTCAAAATATTCTCACAATTTTGGAAATGTTAAAGAAGGTAAAACCTATAAAGTTAATATTGATGTTTCAAATATTGGCAACAGTAATTTGGAGATCAAAGAAATTAAATCTTCTTGCGGATGTACAAAAACTTCATTGCAGAATAAAAATTTGGTTCCGAATGAAAATTCCGAATTGAAAATTGAATTTAATACAAAAGGTTTATTGGGACAAATTGCAAGAACTGTTACAATTGTTTCAAATGATCCTAAAAATCCATCTCGCGTTTTAACGTTAATTGCTAATATTGAAAAGGAATAA
- a CDS encoding acetyl-CoA carboxylase carboxyltransferase subunit beta, with translation MAWFKRSKQNISPESKKLDVPDGQWIKCEKCGEIIYARQLEVNAWVCFKCDHHFRINSDEYISILFDNGSFKELDKKMKSADPLKFEDTKSYKDRITETIKKTGLNDAVKTGLGTINGKKVSFACMDFKFIGGSMGSVVGEKIARAIDKAYENKIPMIIISQSGGARMMEGALSLMQMAKTSSRLARLADAGLPYISILADPTTGGTTASYAMLGDVIIAEPKALIGFAGPRVIKQTIGKDLPKGFQRSEFLLENGFVDSIVHRKDLKEKVTQLIGYMN, from the coding sequence ATGGCTTGGTTTAAAAGATCCAAACAAAATATTTCTCCCGAAAGTAAAAAATTAGATGTCCCGGACGGGCAATGGATAAAATGCGAAAAGTGCGGTGAAATAATTTATGCACGACAATTAGAAGTAAATGCTTGGGTGTGTTTTAAATGCGATCACCATTTTAGAATTAATAGTGATGAATATATTTCTATTTTATTTGATAATGGTTCCTTTAAAGAACTTGATAAAAAAATGAAATCAGCCGATCCATTAAAATTTGAAGATACAAAATCATACAAAGATAGAATTACTGAAACGATTAAAAAGACCGGATTGAACGATGCTGTAAAAACGGGTTTGGGAACAATCAATGGGAAGAAAGTAAGTTTTGCATGTATGGATTTTAAATTTATTGGCGGAAGTATGGGCTCTGTAGTTGGAGAAAAAATTGCCCGAGCAATAGATAAAGCTTACGAAAATAAAATTCCGATGATTATAATTTCTCAAAGCGGCGGCGCAAGAATGATGGAAGGTGCGTTATCTTTAATGCAAATGGCTAAAACCAGCAGCAGATTAGCTCGATTGGCAGATGCCGGATTGCCATATATTTCTATTTTGGCTGATCCAACAACCGGCGGAACAACCGCAAGTTATGCAATGCTTGGAGATGTTATAATTGCAGAACCGAAAGCATTAATTGGATTTGCCGGACCGCGTGTAATTAAGCAAACAATCGGAAAAGATTTACCTAAAGGATTTCAGCGTTCTGAATTTTTACTTGAAAACGGATTTGTGGATTCTATAGTTCATCGTAAAGATTTGAAGGAAAAAGTAACTCAATTAATTGGCTATATGAATTAG
- a CDS encoding cysteine desulfurase, which translates to MNIYLDNAATTKLHPKVLEKMLPYLTENYGNASAIHSFGRKVRVAIEESREVIANFINADPSEIYFTSGGTEANNFIINGITKTEFLESGRNKIITSKGEHHSILNTFKKLGKENYNSTYINIDDKFLPKISEIKKEINSETSLISLIHLNNETGSIFDFTKLETQNIYIHTDAVQSFGKIKIDVNELGIHALSASAHKINGPKGIGIAYVKSRTPMESFILGGGQERNRRAGTENVAGIIGFAEAVKIVNDEMQNNFDKVSELKNYFFDQLKLNFANKILVNSFENFSPYIFSISFNPEYYKNDSESILMFLDINGIAASSGSACTSGTLKPSHVILESGKTIEYAKGTLRFSFSIENSKTDVDFTISILKKIAAKNQK; encoded by the coding sequence ATGAATATTTACTTAGATAACGCCGCAACAACTAAACTCCATCCAAAAGTTTTGGAGAAGATGCTTCCGTATTTAACAGAAAATTATGGAAATGCTTCCGCAATTCATTCTTTTGGAAGAAAAGTCAGAGTAGCGATTGAAGAATCCCGAGAAGTAATTGCAAATTTTATAAATGCAGATCCCAGTGAAATTTATTTTACAAGCGGCGGAACCGAAGCAAATAATTTTATAATAAATGGAATTACAAAAACAGAATTTCTGGAAAGTGGAAGAAATAAAATAATTACTTCAAAAGGTGAACATCATTCTATTTTAAATACTTTTAAAAAATTAGGGAAAGAAAATTATAATTCAACTTACATAAATATTGATGATAAATTTCTTCCGAAAATTTCTGAAATTAAAAAAGAAATTAATTCTGAAACTTCACTAATTTCTTTAATTCATCTTAATAATGAAACCGGAAGTATTTTTGATTTTACAAAATTGGAAACGCAAAATATTTATATCCATACTGATGCAGTTCAAAGTTTTGGTAAAATTAAAATTGATGTAAATGAACTTGGGATTCATGCACTTTCGGCTTCCGCACATAAAATAAATGGACCGAAAGGAATTGGAATTGCTTATGTAAAAAGCAGAACTCCGATGGAATCATTTATTCTTGGCGGCGGTCAAGAAAGAAACAGAAGAGCCGGGACAGAAAATGTTGCGGGAATTATCGGTTTTGCTGAAGCTGTAAAAATTGTAAATGATGAAATGCAAAATAATTTTGACAAAGTGAGTGAATTAAAAAATTATTTTTTTGATCAGCTAAAATTAAATTTTGCAAATAAAATTTTAGTAAATAGTTTTGAAAATTTCTCACCTTATATTTTTAGTATATCTTTCAATCCGGAATATTATAAAAATGATTCAGAATCAATTTTAATGTTTTTAGATATTAACGGAATTGCCGCATCATCCGGCTCAGCTTGTACTTCGGGAACGTTAAAACCTTCTCACGTAATTTTGGAAAGCGGGAAAACTATCGAATATGCAAAAGGAACTTTAAGATTTTCTTTTTCTATTGAAAATAGTAAAACAGATGTTGATTTTACAATTTCGATTTTAAAGAAAATTGCGGCGAAAAATCAGAAATAA
- a CDS encoding biotin--[acetyl-CoA-carboxylase] ligase encodes MFNIEEFDLKLETKFLGRNFVYVEELNSTNEYLMKESENFENGTVLLSEFQIDGKGRLNRKWFSNKAQNLTFSMLFNKKLDRININHINLSASLAVANSIENLFQLKTELKWPNDILIKNKKVSGILLESTYNGAKLEKLIIGIGINVNQTKFEGEYKIKPTSLKFEVKKEISRERFLSEILNNFELNLVELKTNSKRILDEWREKCRMIGEHITIDSNNQILHGIFYDIDANGFLILKIGDKLEKITNGDITLK; translated from the coding sequence ATGTTTAACATCGAAGAATTTGATTTAAAATTAGAAACTAAGTTTTTAGGAAGGAATTTTGTTTATGTGGAAGAATTAAATTCTACAAATGAATATTTAATGAAAGAAAGTGAAAATTTTGAAAACGGAACAGTTTTATTAAGCGAATTCCAAATTGACGGAAAAGGAAGATTGAACAGAAAGTGGTTTAGTAATAAAGCTCAAAATCTTACTTTCTCAATGTTATTTAATAAAAAATTAGATAGAATTAATATTAATCACATAAATTTATCTGCATCACTTGCCGTTGCAAATTCCATAGAAAATTTATTTCAGTTGAAAACGGAACTAAAATGGCCGAATGATATTTTGATAAAAAATAAAAAAGTTAGCGGAATTTTACTTGAATCAACATACAATGGGGCAAAACTGGAAAAATTAATTATTGGAATTGGAATAAACGTAAACCAAACAAAGTTTGAAGGCGAATATAAAATTAAACCAACTTCATTAAAATTTGAAGTAAAGAAAGAAATTTCACGTGAAAGGTTTTTAAGTGAAATATTAAATAATTTTGAACTTAATCTTGTTGAACTAAAAACTAACTCAAAAAGAATTTTAGATGAATGGCGAGAAAAATGCAGAATGATCGGCGAACATATTACAATCGATTCAAATAATCAAATTTTACACGGAATTTTTTATGATATAGATGCAAACGGTTTTTTGATTTTGAAAATTGGTGATAAATTAGAAAAAATAACAAACGGAGATATTACTTTAAAGTAA
- a CDS encoding Hsp20/alpha crystallin family protein, with amino-acid sequence MTLLRFEPMRDFDHLANRFQRFIDEFPGFTAIEKDNFSPRIDISENEKNIIVDAEIPGVKKENLKITLQDNILTIEGEKKKVTKEKEKNYYREERSYGKFKRSFTLPVEVDSNNVEARFDNGMLEIKLNKLEPKTAKEKIIELN; translated from the coding sequence ATGACACTTTTAAGATTTGAACCAATGAGAGATTTTGATCATTTAGCAAACCGTTTTCAAAGATTCATTGATGAATTTCCGGGTTTTACAGCAATTGAAAAAGATAATTTTTCACCAAGAATAGATATTTCCGAAAATGAAAAAAACATTATTGTCGATGCTGAAATTCCGGGAGTTAAAAAAGAAAATTTAAAAATCACATTGCAAGATAACATTTTAACAATTGAAGGTGAAAAGAAAAAAGTAACCAAAGAAAAAGAAAAAAATTATTATCGTGAAGAAAGATCTTACGGAAAATTTAAAAGAAGTTTCACATTGCCGGTTGAAGTTGATTCAAATAATGTTGAAGCAAGATTTGATAACGGAATGTTGGAGATAAAATTGAATAAGCTTGAACCAAAAACCGCAAAAGAAAAAATTATTGAACTAAACTAA
- the dnaK gene encoding molecular chaperone DnaK → MGKIIGIDLGTTNSCVAVMEGNDPVVIPNSEGGRTTPSVIGFTKSGERLVGQPAKRQAVTNPNNTVFSVKRFMGRRFDEVGTEIREVPYKVVAGDNGSARIKIDERLYSPPEISAMVLQKMKKTAEDYLGQEVTEAVITVPAYFNDAQRQATKDAGEIAGLSVRRIINEPTAAALAYGLDKKHKEELVAVYDLGGGTFDISILQLGDGVFEVKSTNGDTHLGGDDFDQRLIDYLASEFQKQEGIDLRKDPMALQRLKEGAEKAKIELSSTTQTDVNLPFITATQDGPKHLNITISRAKFEQLIDDLIERSAGPCEQAIKDAGVSASQIDEVILVGGSTRVPKVQDLVRKIFGKEPHKGVNPDEVVAVGAAIQGGVLAGDVKDVLLLDVTPLSLGIETLGGVMTKLIESNTTIPTKKSEVFSTAADNQPSVEIHILQGERSMAADNRTLGRFHLEGLPPAPRGIPQIEVTFDIDANGIMHVSAKDKATGKEQSIRITSSSGLNKDEIEKMKNQAKEHAAEDKKKKESVDIKNSADNLVFQTKKQIEELKDKLPADTKSKLEAEIANVEEAIKTNNTDTIKAATDKLSKVWSDAAQNLYQQPGAQGQPGQGFDPNAQQSQPKSEAPKDESKNVEDASYEVVDDDK, encoded by the coding sequence ATGGGTAAAATTATAGGAATTGATTTGGGAACAACAAACTCGTGCGTAGCTGTGATGGAAGGTAATGATCCGGTAGTAATACCAAATTCAGAAGGTGGAAGAACAACTCCATCAGTAATAGGTTTTACAAAAAGCGGTGAAAGATTAGTTGGTCAACCGGCAAAAAGACAAGCAGTAACTAATCCAAATAATACAGTTTTTTCCGTTAAAAGATTTATGGGAAGAAGATTTGATGAAGTTGGAACCGAAATAAGAGAAGTGCCATATAAAGTTGTTGCGGGAGATAATGGATCTGCAAGAATTAAAATAGATGAAAGATTATATTCACCCCCGGAAATTAGTGCAATGGTTTTGCAGAAAATGAAAAAAACAGCCGAAGATTATTTGGGTCAAGAAGTAACAGAAGCTGTAATTACTGTTCCGGCTTATTTCAATGATGCACAAAGACAAGCAACAAAAGATGCCGGTGAAATTGCCGGATTATCAGTAAGAAGAATTATAAATGAACCAACAGCTGCAGCACTTGCTTATGGTTTGGATAAAAAACATAAAGAAGAATTGGTTGCTGTTTATGATTTAGGCGGCGGAACTTTTGATATTTCTATTCTTCAATTAGGTGATGGAGTTTTTGAAGTTAAATCAACCAACGGTGATACACATTTGGGTGGTGATGATTTTGATCAAAGATTAATTGATTACTTAGCAAGTGAATTCCAGAAACAAGAAGGAATCGATTTGCGCAAAGATCCTATGGCGTTGCAGAGATTAAAAGAAGGTGCAGAAAAAGCAAAAATTGAGTTGTCTTCAACTACTCAAACTGATGTAAATTTGCCTTTTATAACTGCTACTCAAGATGGTCCTAAACATTTAAATATCACAATTTCTCGAGCAAAGTTTGAACAATTAATTGATGATTTAATTGAAAGATCAGCTGGACCTTGCGAACAAGCAATAAAAGATGCCGGAGTTTCAGCTTCACAAATTGATGAAGTTATCTTAGTTGGTGGTTCTACAAGAGTTCCAAAAGTTCAAGATTTGGTTAGAAAAATATTTGGAAAAGAACCTCATAAAGGCGTAAATCCGGATGAAGTTGTTGCAGTTGGCGCAGCAATTCAAGGCGGTGTTTTAGCTGGTGATGTAAAAGATGTATTGTTGTTGGATGTTACACCACTTTCGTTGGGAATAGAAACTTTGGGCGGAGTGATGACAAAATTGATTGAATCAAATACAACTATTCCAACAAAGAAAAGTGAAGTATTTTCAACTGCGGCTGATAATCAACCGAGTGTAGAAATTCATATTCTTCAAGGCGAGAGATCAATGGCAGCTGATAACAGAACCTTGGGAAGATTCCATTTAGAAGGACTTCCACCGGCACCAAGAGGAATTCCTCAAATTGAAGTTACTTTTGATATTGATGCAAACGGAATTATGCATGTTTCTGCAAAAGATAAAGCTACTGGAAAAGAGCAAAGTATTAGAATTACATCTTCGAGTGGATTGAATAAAGATGAAATTGAAAAAATGAAAAATCAAGCTAAAGAACATGCTGCTGAAGATAAAAAGAAAAAAGAAAGTGTTGATATTAAAAATAGTGCTGATAATTTAGTTTTTCAGACAAAGAAACAAATTGAAGAATTAAAAGATAAATTGCCAGCTGATACAAAATCAAAATTGGAAGCAGAAATTGCTAATGTTGAAGAAGCAATTAAAACAAATAATACAGATACAATCAAAGCTGCAACTGATAAACTAAGTAAAGTTTGGAGTGATGCTGCACAAAATTTATATCAACAACCGGGTGCTCAAGGTCAACCTGGGCAAGGGTTTGATCCAAATGCACAACAATCACAACCAAAATCGGAAGCACCAAAAGACGAAAGTAAAAATGTAGAAGATGCTTCTTATGAAGTTGTTGATGACGATAAATAG
- a CDS encoding Hsp20/alpha crystallin family protein, whose protein sequence is MEETNLLTNVEEKRSWEEALEKESWVAPLIDIYETNDDYFIIANMPGVNKEDVKIKVEDGDLVIMGRINYSDVLNKKYLLKEIDPSNYYRKFKLSDSVNEEKIVASIENGRLTINLPKVERVKPRTIEIK, encoded by the coding sequence ATGGAAGAAACAAATTTATTAACAAATGTTGAAGAAAAGAGAAGTTGGGAGGAAGCTCTCGAAAAAGAATCTTGGGTTGCACCATTAATAGATATTTACGAAACAAATGATGATTATTTCATAATTGCGAATATGCCGGGCGTTAACAAAGAAGATGTAAAAATAAAAGTTGAAGACGGCGATTTGGTAATTATGGGAAGAATTAATTACTCAGATGTTTTGAATAAAAAATATTTGTTAAAGGAAATTGATCCAAGTAATTATTACAGAAAATTCAAACTTTCTGATAGTGTGAATGAAGAAAAAATTGTTGCCTCTATTGAGAATGGAAGGTTAACAATCAATCTTCCTAAAGTAGAAAGAGTTAAACCTCGCACAATAGAAATTAAGTAA
- the def gene encoding peptide deformylase has product MLVYPITQYGDKILRKVVKPVKAIDDEIIRIVKKMFETMRNAYGVGLAANQVGLDKQIFVVDVSTVEDCEGIKPVAMINPQIILQSDEKIILEEGCLSLPSLRADVERAKDIRIKYLSTNEEEVEIEASNFFARVILHEYDHLIGKMIPDRIAESEKKKLSKLLKKIQNREVDCDYPVTELEI; this is encoded by the coding sequence ATGTTAGTTTATCCAATTACACAATACGGCGATAAGATTTTAAGAAAAGTAGTTAAACCGGTTAAAGCAATTGATGATGAAATTATTAGAATTGTTAAAAAAATGTTTGAAACAATGAGAAACGCCTATGGAGTTGGATTAGCCGCAAATCAAGTTGGATTAGATAAACAAATTTTTGTTGTTGATGTTTCAACCGTTGAAGATTGCGAAGGTATAAAACCAGTTGCAATGATAAATCCACAAATAATTTTGCAATCCGATGAAAAAATAATTTTGGAAGAAGGATGTTTAAGTTTGCCAAGTCTTAGAGCGGATGTTGAAAGAGCAAAAGATATTAGAATAAAATATTTATCTACAAATGAAGAAGAAGTTGAAATTGAAGCTTCTAATTTTTTTGCAAGAGTTATTCTCCATGAATATGATCATCTAATTGGTAAAATGATTCCAGATAGAATTGCTGAAAGTGAGAAAAAAAAATTATCAAAACTTTTGAAGAAAATTCAAAATAGAGAAGTAGATTGTGATTACCCAGTAACTGAATTAGAAATTTAA
- a CDS encoding methionyl-tRNA formyltransferase, which produces MKIIFFATPDFAIPSLKILHENNHEILAVVTAPDKPRGRGQNLSPTPTKQFAVDNNIKVFTPENLKDENLVKDLKELNPDLFVVVAFRILPRSIYTIPKFGSFNLHGSLLPKYRGAAPIQWALINGDTETGLTTFFLEDKVDTGNIILTEKVEILGSDNFETLHDKMSLVGADLTLRTVNLIQENKIELQKQDDSIATPAPKITKEICEINWNKTAYQIHNLVRGLSPFPGAFFYHNEKLYKVYSTKVLQNSDLKTGEIYQSKNEIIIGTSQNSIQIIEIQPEGRKRMKTEEFLRGYSL; this is translated from the coding sequence ATGAAAATAATTTTTTTTGCAACTCCAGATTTTGCAATTCCTTCTCTTAAAATTCTTCACGAAAACAATCATGAAATTCTAGCTGTTGTAACTGCACCGGATAAACCTCGCGGGCGTGGGCAGAATTTATCACCAACTCCAACTAAGCAATTTGCTGTTGATAATAACATCAAAGTTTTCACTCCGGAAAATTTAAAAGATGAAAATCTTGTAAAAGATTTAAAAGAATTAAATCCAGATTTATTTGTTGTTGTTGCATTTAGAATATTGCCAAGAAGTATTTACACAATTCCAAAATTTGGATCTTTCAATTTGCACGGATCTTTGCTTCCAAAATATAGAGGAGCTGCCCCGATCCAATGGGCATTGATAAATGGTGATACAGAAACTGGATTAACAACATTTTTTTTGGAAGATAAAGTTGATACGGGAAATATTATTTTAACAGAAAAAGTTGAAATTTTAGGAAGTGATAATTTCGAAACACTTCATGATAAAATGAGTTTGGTTGGTGCAGATTTAACTTTACGAACTGTAAATTTAATTCAAGAAAATAAAATTGAACTTCAAAAGCAAGATGATTCAATTGCAACACCGGCTCCAAAAATAACTAAAGAAATTTGTGAAATTAATTGGAATAAAACCGCGTATCAAATTCATAATTTAGTAAGAGGATTATCTCCATTTCCCGGAGCTTTTTTTTATCATAATGAAAAATTGTATAAGGTTTACTCAACTAAAGTTTTACAAAATTCAGATTTGAAAACTGGCGAAATTTATCAATCTAAAAATGAAATTATAATTGGCACATCTCAAAATTCAATTCAGATTATTGAAATTCAACCGGAAGGACGAAAACGAATGAAAACCGAAGAATTTCTGCGAGGTTATTCTCTTTAA